The following nucleotide sequence is from Primulina tabacum isolate GXHZ01 chromosome 2, ASM2559414v2, whole genome shotgun sequence.
GATCACAGAGGAACAAATTTCACTGCGAGCTTTTCCATTCTCTTTAGACGACAAGGCTAAGGATTGGCTCTTCTACTTGCCTTCTAGATCCATAACAGCTTGGGACAATatgaaacaacaatttttggaAAAGTTCTTCCCAGCTTCACGAGCAGCAAATATTAGAAAAGACATTTGTGGGATCAGACAGCTGCACGAGGAAACTTTGTATGAGTATTGGGAGAGATTCAAGCAGTTGTGTGCCAGTTGTCCACAACACCAGATTCCAGAACATCTACTAGTTCAATATTTTTATGAGGGACTCTTGCTCTTTGATAGGAACATGATTGATGCTGCAAGTGGAGGTGCACTGGTGAACAAAACGCCTCAAGAGGCACGAGCTCTAATCTCCAACATGGCTGCCAATGCACAACAGTTCAGTACTAGGCAAGACAACCCTCCGCGACAAGTCAATGAGGTAAGTGTTACTCCTATCGATCAAAAATTAGATTCTTTGACATCTATTTTTGAAAAGTTGGTTGAAGGACAGGTGCAACAGGTAAAAGCTTGTGGTGTATGTGCTATGGTGGGACATCCTACAGATATGTGTCTGTCACTACAAGAAGAACCCCCACAACAAGCCAATGCGATTGGTGGATTTCCTGGGCAGCCCCAGCGTCGATATGACCCATATTCTAATAGCTACAATCCAGGATGGAGGGATCATCCAAATTTCAGCTATGAGAATCAAGGAGGCCAACAGGGATATCCACAACAAAATTGGAACAAACAACACGCAGCAGAACAAACATCCAACTCAGGTATGTCTCTAGACGAAATTGTAAAGGCCTTAGCTAAAAACACTCAAAAATTTCAACAGGAAACGAGGGCCAGCATTCAGAATCTAGGAACCCAGATCACTCAGATCGCTACATCAGTCAGCAAGTTGAAAGCCCAGAATTCTGGAAAACTACCGTCGCAAACGGTGGTTAATCCAAAAGAAAATGCAAGTGCCATGGTATTGAGGAGTGGGAAGGAGATTGACCAAAAGAATGCTTCACCAACAAAGAATACTGAAGAAAAAGGCACAACTGAAGAGATCGAAGGAGAATCTGAGAAACAACAAAAGGTAAATTCTAAGTCCTTCTCATCTACTATTTCTAATGCGGTTGTTCCTCCATTTCCTTCCAGGTtggaaaaatccaaaaaaatggACTACGAGAAAGAAGTGTTGGAAACCTTT
It contains:
- the LOC142537478 gene encoding uncharacterized protein LOC142537478; translation: MPRSSRTGELEYNPEIEKTAKRLRKEARLRREKQPSSSSPDLNASLDSNDTQSESDIDLEIERSESDQEEMAGQAQRTLRELANPNVIQQPLCIQFPTTDATFELKSGLIHLLPTFRGLAGEDPHKHLKEFHIVCTAMKPQGITEEQISLRAFPFSLDDKAKDWLFYLPSRSITAWDNMKQQFLEKFFPASRAANIRKDICGIRQLHEETLYEYWERFKQLCASCPQHQIPEHLLVQYFYEGLLLFDRNMIDAASGGALVNKTPQEARALISNMAANAQQFSTRQDNPPRQVNEVSVTPIDQKLDSLTSIFEKLVEGQVQQVKACGVCAMVGHPTDMCLSLQEEPPQQANAIGGFPGQPQRRYDPYSNSYNPGWRDHPNFSYENQGGQQGYPQQNWNKQHAAEQTSNSGMSLDEIVKALAKNTQKFQQETRASIQNLGTQITQIATSVSKLKAQNSGKLPSQTVVNPKENASAMVLRSGKEIDQKNASPTKNTEEKGTTEEIEGESEKQQKVNSKSFSSTISNAVVPPFPSRLEKSKKMDYEKEVLETFRRVEINIPFIDAVKQIPRYAKFLKDLCTNKRRLKIDEKVSVGESVSAVIKKSLPNKCKDPGMFTMPCVIGNLKIERAMLDLGASINVMPYSIYCDLNLGPLKETRVVIQLADRSNAYPEGVVEDVLVQVKELISMRISTYCEWKKTPL